GTGCGAAGGCCCGACGTTTCGAGGATTTTCATACCGGAGCCGCTCACTGCGGGATTCGGATCGATTACAGCTGCCACCACTTCTGTCACGCCAGCTTCTACCAGGCGAGGCGCGCATGGTGGCGTCTTGCCCCAGTGGGAGCACGGTTCAAGGCTGACGTAGGCCGTGCTACCGGAGGCGTTCTTCCCGGCCATATCGAGGGCCATGACCTCTGCGTGTGGACCCCCAAAAGATTTGTGGTAGCCCCATCCTACCACAGACCCTTCTTTCACCAAAACACATCCTACCTTGGGGTTGGGGCTGACAAAGCCTGTACCCCTTTCTGCCAGACTCAAAGCCATGCGCATGAAGTGCTCGTCAAGGCGTCTTCGAGAGTTCGGCATCCTTACCCTCCCTAAGTGTATTTATTATACGCTTGGCTAATGAGGGGCCAACGCCTGGCACGGCAGTCAATTGCTCGGGCTCGAGGTCCGATATCCTGGCGACGCTTCCGAACATCGCCAAGAGCGCGGCGGCTCGCCTTTTGCCCACGCCAGGGATCTCTTCGAGCGCAGACCGCCGATATCGCTGATCTCGTCCGCGTCTATGGCTGCTTACGGCAAAGCGGTGGGCTTCATCGCGCACGCGTTGCAGCAGCTTAAGGCCCGGGTCTTCGCGCGAAAGCTTCAGGGGAGACCTCTTCCCTGGCAGGTAAAGTGCCTCTTCTTCCTTTGCCAGCGCCACAACCGGCAAGTCCTCGAGGCCCAGTTTGTGCAGGGCCTGAAGCGCAAACTGTAACTGCACTGCTCCTCCATCCACCAAAAGGAGCTGTGGCAGCGCTTCTTCCTCGTCGAGAAGGCGCCTATATCGCCTGTAAACCACTTCTTCTATGCACCTGAAGTCGTCCACGCCCTCGACGGTACGAATTCGAAACTTGCGGTACAGCGATGGATTTGCCACTCCCTGTTCGAAGACTACAAAGACGCCGTACGATTCGCGCCCGCTCAGATGAGATATGTCACAGCCGTCTATCCTCCACGGCAAAGCGGCGAGCCCCAAACGGCTTTGCAGAGCGGTCATTGCGCACCATGTGTCTTTGTCGAGGTCTTCCGATAGAGAGTAGGATACTTTTTGTCGGCTCAACCGCCAAACAGCCCTAATCGCGTCACGCATTCGTGCCGCTTCCTCGAAGGCTAAGGCTTCCGCGGCCTTTTCCATTTTTGCTCTTAGTCTTTCGACCAACGGCAAGGCTTGACCGCGGAGGAGCATGATGATCTCATCCACTCTATCACGATAATCGGACTCAGAGCAAGCACCGGTACACGGTGCCAGACACTTGCCGAGAAAATGGCGCAGACATGGCCTCTCTCGCGCAGGGATCTTTTCAAGCGTCGCGCTGCAGCTCCTCAAAGGAAAGTAGCGCTCTACTAAGCGCAACACCTGCCTCAATTCCGATACGCGCGTGTACGGGCCTATATAAATAGACCCGTCGTCTTCCTTGTGCCTGGTTATTACTAACCTTGGGAAGCGTTCGTTGGTTATTTTTACATAAGGGTAACGCTCCCCCATCTTCAGCTCCACGTTGAAAAACGGCTGATATTGTTTTATCAGCTTCGCTTCGACTACAAGCGCCTCGGCCTCCGTCTCCGTCCGTATGAACGATATATCGCTTATACTGTGGATCAGCTTACGCAACCGGGGCGAAGCTATTTGGGCATGGCGAAAGTAAGAAAGGACGCGCTTCTTCAAAGACCTCGCCTTCCCCACGTATATGACCCGTCCTGTCTCGTCGTGCATTATATAAACGCCAGGACGATCGGGAAATCGCCTCACTTTATCCCTGAGCGCCTCCGGCGTAGGTGGCTTCGTTTCCATAACACAAGTCTCTCCCTTCTGGTATCATTATAATCCCTGACGCAAAAAGGAGGTGCGACTCATGTCGCTGTCTTTATACAATGACTTGACGCATCAAAAGGAAATTTTTACTCCGCTCGAAGAGCGGAAGGTGCGTTTTTACGTATGCGGTCCCACCGTCTACGATTACATCCACGTGGGAAACGCCAGGCCGTTTATCTTGTTCGACATACTGAGGCGCCATATGGAAGACATGGGATACGAGGTGGTCTATGTACAGAACTTCACGGACATAGACGACAAGATGATAAACAAGGCGCGTAACTTAGGGATAAGCGTGGACGAGTTGGCAGAGCGCTTCATAACCGCTTATTTTGAGGACGCCGATGCGCTCGGCATACAGCGCGCCACAGCGCATCCAAGGGCCACGCATTATATCCCACAAATAATAAAACTCGTGGAGAGATTGATAGAAAGAGGGCATGCTTACGTAATCGACGGCGATGTATATTTTGATGTCTTGAGCTTCCCGGGATACGGAAGGCTGTCGAAGCAAAGCCTCGAAGAACTCCTCTCGGGAGCGCGCGTAGAAATTGACCCTAAGAAGAAACATCCGCTGGACTTCGCTCTGTGGAAGGCACAAAAACTGGGTGAGCCGGCTTGGAACAGCCCTTGGGGAATGGGTCGCCCGGGCTGGCACATAGAGTGCAGTGCCATGGCCATCAACATATTAGGAGAGACGATAGACATACACGCGGGCGGAAGCGATCTGCTCTTTCCTCACCACGAAAACGAAATAGCGCAGGCCGAAGCGGCTACGGGGAAGACATTCGTCCGCTATTGGATACATAACGGCTATCTGCTCATAGAGGAAGAAAAAATGTCTAAATCGTTAGGAAATATAGTGTCCGTACGGGAAGCGATGAAGCTCTATTCGCCCATCGCCGTACGCCTGTTCATGCTCAGCGCTCATTACCGTTCGCCTTTGAACTTCAGCGGCGAAGCCTTAAACCATGCCGTAGGCGCCGCGGAGAGACTGCAAAACGGCTGGAAAGAGCTCTCTTTCGCTCTGCGGCACAGACCGAGAAAAAAAGAGAGAGATGACGCCTTGAGAGAGACTATAGAGGCAACAGAAGCGCGTTACGAGGAGGAGTTGAACGATGACTTCAACACCGCCGGTGCGTTGGGTGCGGCATTTGAGTGCGTGCGCGCTGTAAATACATATCTCGCTCAACATGAAGAAGTGGACGAAGAATCTCTGATGGAGGCTGAGCGTTTTTTGGCACGCGTCGACCGGGTGATGGGGATAATAGGCATAGAGCGTTTAAACGACATCGATGATCTGATGACGAGCGAAATAGAAAGGCTCGTCTCCGAGAGAGAAAAGGCCCGCAAGGAAAAAGATTTCAAAAAAGCCGATGCAATCAGAGAGGAGCTGGCAAAAAAGGGAATAATCCTTGAGGATACACCACACGGCACGAGGTGGAGCAAGGCAATGTAGCTCATATCAAAGTGGAACGACGAGCGTGACGATCGTACCTCTCGATGGCGCGCTTTCGACAGAGATCTCTCCCCCCAAGATCTGCGCTCTGTCGAGCATGCTGCGCAAACCCCACGCCTCTTTCTCGGCGACATCAAGCGCTTTTCTAACGTCGAAGCCCACTCCGTCATCTACCACTTTGACTCGCAGGGCATCTTCGCCACCACTTACCATAATTTTTATCTCCTTAGCGCGCGCGTGCCTTGCAGCGTTGATCGTGGCTTCTTGTATAATATAAAACAAGTGTGCGAGCAGGATTTTTCTCAGCGAGGGCATCTTGCCCTCAAAAGATACCTTTACAGGAACGCCGTAGGTAACCTCGGTGCGGTGAGCGAGATTGCGTATGGCACCCTCAAGCGTGTCTTCCGGTTCTAAGGTTTTTAGCCCTTGAATAAAGTTGCGCATGCTCGTCATTGTGCCCTGAAGTTGAGCCTTGGCCTCTTTCAGGCAACTTACGACTTCATCAAATTTTCCCTCGGCACAGAACCGATCTAATAGCTCCAAGGAGAGCAAAAGCGATGCACATTCCTGAATCGGACCATCGTGCAGATCTCTCGATAGACGGCGTCTCTCCCTCTCGATCAACTCAAGCGCTATTGCCAAAGCCCTAAAGTCCGCGCCCTCGAGCAAAGAAGAGATATCGTCCGCTTGAGAGAGGAGAAGCTGTAATGCGAGCTCTAGCTTATGAAGCATTTGGTCGCTCTGCTTCAGCGTCTCCTCGAGTCTTGCTATCTCGCGCTCGAGGTCATTTCTCCTTCGCCTCAGATGAGCCTCTCTCTCTTCGAGTCTTCCTTTTTGCTGAAGGAGGTATTCAGCCTCGTGATACGCCTGCCATTCGGCTGCTTCGTCCTTTGATTTCGTCGCTTCGACAAGACGACGCCTTGCAGCAGCATATGCCCTTTGCGTGGTCTCGTGTTCTGCTATTGTGACCTCCATCTTGCTTTGAATCTCTCCAAACTCCTGCCTTACGATCTTCAAGCGATCCACAGTGCCGCTTCTGATCTTTTGAACCTCGGCGCATCCCTCTTCAAGCGCTTGGGCCACCTTGTCCAATACCTCTTGCAGTTTGCCGAGGAAAGCACCTTTATCTTCGGCCATTTGACCCCCATCCACACCTCATGCTTGGACTATGCGATGTATTTCATCTTACACCTTAAGAGTCAAAGTAGGTAGCTGTTATTATTATGTGGGGGGGCAGACATGATGACGAAGAGAGGAAAATCCTGGGTCGGAACCTCGGGGTGGTCGTATGTGCACTGGGTTGGGCCGTTTTATGCGCCTGAACTGCGACCCGGTGAGTTTCTCAAGTATTATGTGGAGCGCTTCAATACGGTCGAAATAAACAGCACCTTTTACAAGCTCCCGAAGGCGGAAACCGTGCGGCGCTGGCGCGCCTTGGCCCCATCCTGCTTTCTCTATGCGGTAAAAGCGAGTCGCCAGATAACCCACGTCAAGAGGTTGATAGATCCTAAGGACACAATTCCACCCTTTCTGGAACGAGTGAGCTTGCTCAAAGAGAAACTCGG
This genomic window from Acetomicrobium sp. S15 = DSM 107314 contains:
- a CDS encoding excinuclease ABC subunit UvrC, yielding METKPPTPEALRDKVRRFPDRPGVYIMHDETGRVIYVGKARSLKKRVLSYFRHAQIASPRLRKLIHSISDISFIRTETEAEALVVEAKLIKQYQPFFNVELKMGERYPYVKITNERFPRLVITRHKEDDGSIYIGPYTRVSELRQVLRLVERYFPLRSCSATLEKIPARERPCLRHFLGKCLAPCTGACSESDYRDRVDEIIMLLRGQALPLVERLRAKMEKAAEALAFEEAARMRDAIRAVWRLSRQKVSYSLSEDLDKDTWCAMTALQSRLGLAALPWRIDGCDISHLSGRESYGVFVVFEQGVANPSLYRKFRIRTVEGVDDFRCIEEVVYRRYRRLLDEEEALPQLLLVDGGAVQLQFALQALHKLGLEDLPVVALAKEEEALYLPGKRSPLKLSREDPGLKLLQRVRDEAHRFAVSSHRRGRDQRYRRSALEEIPGVGKRRAAALLAMFGSVARISDLEPEQLTAVPGVGPSLAKRIINTLREGKDAELSKTP
- a CDS encoding sensor histidine kinase, whose product is MAEDKGAFLGKLQEVLDKVAQALEEGCAEVQKIRSGTVDRLKIVRQEFGEIQSKMEVTIAEHETTQRAYAAARRRLVEATKSKDEAAEWQAYHEAEYLLQQKGRLEEREAHLRRRRNDLEREIARLEETLKQSDQMLHKLELALQLLLSQADDISSLLEGADFRALAIALELIERERRRLSRDLHDGPIQECASLLLSLELLDRFCAEGKFDEVVSCLKEAKAQLQGTMTSMRNFIQGLKTLEPEDTLEGAIRNLAHRTEVTYGVPVKVSFEGKMPSLRKILLAHLFYIIQEATINAARHARAKEIKIMVSGGEDALRVKVVDDGVGFDVRKALDVAEKEAWGLRSMLDRAQILGGEISVESAPSRGTIVTLVVPL
- the cysS gene encoding cysteine--tRNA ligase codes for the protein MSLSLYNDLTHQKEIFTPLEERKVRFYVCGPTVYDYIHVGNARPFILFDILRRHMEDMGYEVVYVQNFTDIDDKMINKARNLGISVDELAERFITAYFEDADALGIQRATAHPRATHYIPQIIKLVERLIERGHAYVIDGDVYFDVLSFPGYGRLSKQSLEELLSGARVEIDPKKKHPLDFALWKAQKLGEPAWNSPWGMGRPGWHIECSAMAINILGETIDIHAGGSDLLFPHHENEIAQAEAATGKTFVRYWIHNGYLLIEEEKMSKSLGNIVSVREAMKLYSPIAVRLFMLSAHYRSPLNFSGEALNHAVGAAERLQNGWKELSFALRHRPRKKERDDALRETIEATEARYEEELNDDFNTAGALGAAFECVRAVNTYLAQHEEVDEESLMEAERFLARVDRVMGIIGIERLNDIDDLMTSEIERLVSEREKARKEKDFKKADAIREELAKKGIILEDTPHGTRWSKAM